In Rhodamnia argentea isolate NSW1041297 chromosome 11, ASM2092103v1, whole genome shotgun sequence, one genomic interval encodes:
- the LOC115744139 gene encoding cytochrome P450 71AU50-like, with product MAWIWMTLAFALLAYLFLRSLLWKTQSKKKLPPGPRGFPILGNLPSLGQNPHHDLHKLAQKYGPIMHLRLGFVPTIVVSSPEGAELFLKTHDLVFASRPRQEAMKHLAYEQRNLSFSPYGPYWRNIRKMCTLELLSNAKINSFESIRREEVSLLVRILRDASLDRAAVNLSRKISSLSTDMSCRMIFGKKYMDEEFDERGFKALIQEGMILAATPNIGDYIPLMAPLDLQGLTRRMKAVSKVFDAFLEKIVDEHLENKKEEGQSKDFVDVMLGFMGSNEGEYHIERSHIKSIMLDMLAASVDTSATAIEWALSELIRHPQVMKKLQHEVMKVVGMNRIVKESDIESLDYLDMVIKETLRLHPPAPLLLPHESIEDCTVGAFHIPRKSRVVVNAWAIGRDPHVWGDPEKFIPERFEGSSVDVRGHDFQLVPFGSGRRGCPGMQLGLTVIRMGLAQLAHCFDWELPDGMSPSELDMSEVFGLTTSRAKHLVAIPSFRLKTVD from the exons ATGGCCTGGATATGGATGACACTCGCCTTCGCTTTGCTTGCTTATCTCTTCTTGCGATCTTTGCTGTGGAAAACACAGAGCAAGAAGAAATTGCCTCCTGGTCCAAGAGGATTTCCGATTCTTGGAAACCTCCCTTCGTTGGGACAGAACCCTCACCATGACCTCCACAAACTAGCTCAAAAGTATGGACCCATCATGCACTTACGTTTGGGGTTCGTACCCACGATCGTCGTCTCGTCGCCCGAAGGGGCTGAGCTATTCCTCAAGACCCATGATCTTGTTTTCGCGAGCCGACCGCGGCAAGAAGCCATGAAGCATTTGGCTTATGAACAAAGAAACTTGTCCTTTTCGCCCTACGGTCCGTACTGGAGGAACATCCGAAAGATGTGCACTTTGGAGCTCCTTAGCAACGCCAAGATCAACTCCTTTGAGTCCATTCGAAGAGAAGAGGTCAGCTTGTTGGTACGTATTCTCAGAGACGCATCTCTTGACCGCGCCGCTGTCAATCTGAGCAGAAAGATCTCGTCACTGAGCACCGACATGAGCTGCCGAATGATTTTCGGAAAGAAGTACATGGATGAGGAGTTCGACGAGAGAGGGTTTAAGGCTCTGATCCAAGAAGGGATGATATTGGCCGCGACGCCTAACATTGGAGATTATATTCCACTCATGGCTCCGCTTGATCTTCAAGGGTTGACCCGGCGCATGAAAGCTGTGAGCAAAGTGTTTGATGCCTTCTTGGAGAAGATCGTTGATGAGCACTTGGAGAACAAGAAAGAGGAAGGGCAGAGCAAAGACTTTGTTGATGTCATGTTGGGTTTCATGGGATCTAACGAAGGCGAGTACCATATTGAGCGGTCCCATATCAAATCCATAATGCTG GATATGTTGGCGGCCTCCGTGGACACCTCAGCTACAGCAATAGAGTGGGCACTGTCCGAGCTCATAAGACATCCACAAGTGATGAAGAAACTTCAGCATGAAGTAATGAAAGTTGTGGGCATGAATAGAATAGTGAAGGAATCAGATATAGAGAGCTTGGACTACCTAGACATGGTCATTAAAGAGACCCTCCGGCTACATCCTCCCGCCCCGTTGCTTCTTCCACATGAGTCGATCGAGGACTGCACGGTCGGCGCCTTCCACATACCACGCAAGTCTAGGGTCGTTGTGAATGCATGGGCAATCGGAAGAGATCCACACGTTTGGGGTGACCCCGAGAAGTTCATCCCGGAGAGGTTTGAAGGGTCAAGTGTTGACGTTCGGGGACATGACTTTCAGCTTGTGCCTTTTGGGTCTGGTCGTAGAGGATGCCCAGGGATGCAATTGGGCCTAACTGTGATCCGTATGGGATTGGCACAACTTGCGCATTGCTTTGATTGGGAGCTTCCGGACGGTATGTCACCGTCCGAACTCGACATGAGCGAAGTGTTCGGTCTTACGACCTCTCGAGCTAAGCATCTAGTGGCCATACCTTCGTTTCGCCTAAAAACTGTTGATTAG